One Diabrotica virgifera virgifera chromosome 3, PGI_DIABVI_V3a genomic window carries:
- the LOC114330578 gene encoding uncharacterized protein LOC114330578: MDRQILSTRGKPKFSSDGFIYVFDALSKNDDEIRFWRCERRDMCKARIHTKNGEIIKKVSLHSHDASVVDIEVAQIVTTIKRRAEDTMEGTIQVVNECLNNTSQASQARLPNNCALRKTNRRKRNEIQAAPPNPANLEGWRIPKHYRTYEVSDGMEENFLLADNGEGPDRILIFGRDSWLQRLQTSPIWFADGTFSIPPPLFSQVYTVKATKNNRVHPIFYALLPNKSRAIYSRMFDLIKNLKPNLSPTAIHCDFEQAAFAAMEDCFPGVNINGCFFHLAQNMNKHVAELGYLTEYNNDAKFALNCKMVTSLALVTVRHLDQAIDLLGNALPVALQPLFEDNYAGPMNRRGDVRRLPLFPQEMWNLYQSTMNREDRTNNYEEAAHRRLQTEVGTQKASQYSNLSTASVRCRRVGAFTMNN; encoded by the exons ATGGACCGACAAATTCTATCTACTAGAGGAAAGCCAAAATTTAGCTCAGAtggttttatttatgtttttgatgCCCTTAGCAAAAATGACGATGAAATTAGATTTTGGAGATGTGAGAGAAGAGACATGTGTAAGGCAAGAATTCACACTAAAAatggtgaaataataaaaaaggttaGCCTTCACTCTCATGACGCATCGGTTGTGGATATAGAGGTTGCCCAAATAGTAACAACCATTAAAAGACGAGCAGAAGATACAATGGAAGGAACAATTCAG gtagTCAACGAATGTTTAAATAATACCAGTCAGGCTTCTCAAGCTCGACTTCCAAATAATTGCGCACTGAGGAAGACCAACAGACGAAAACGCAACGAAATTCAAGCTGCACCGCCAAACCCTGCTAATTTAGAAGGATGGCGGATACCAAAACATTACAGGACTTATGAAGTGTCGGATGGCATGGAAGAAAATTTCCTTTTGGCGGACAATGGAGAAGGTCCCGACAGAATATTGATTTTCGGGAGAGACAGCTGGCTACAGCGTTTGCAAACTTCGCCCATATGGTTTGCCGATGGTACATTTTCAATACCACCGCCGCTTTTTTCCCAAGTGTACACCGTAAAGGCAACTAAAAATAATAGGGTCCACCCTATATTTTATGCCCTTTTGCCAAACAAATCACGAGCTATTTATAGCCGTATGTTCGATCTAATAAAGAATTTGAAGCCAAATCTGAGCCCTACTGCGATCCATTGCGACTTTGAGCAGGCAGCATTCGCAGCCATGGAAGATTGTTTCCCAGGAGTAAATATCAACGGATGCTTCTTCCACTTAGCGCAAAACATGAATAAGCATGTGGCAGAGTTAGGCTATCTTACAGAATACAATAACGACGCCAAATTTGCCTTAAATTGTAAGATGGTGACATCCTTGGCACTCGTTACAGTTCGTCATTTAGATCAGGCCATTGATCTGTTGGGAAACGCTTTACCTGTTGCGCTTCAACCACTGTTCGAAGACAATTACGCAGGACCTATGAACAG acGAGGAGATGTTAGACGCCTTCCATTATTTCCCCAGGAGATGTGGAATCTCTATCAAAGTACGATGAATAGGGAGGATCGAACCAACAATTACGAGGAGGCAGCACACAGAAGGCTTCAAACAGAAGTAGGCACACAGAAGGCTTCACAATATTCAAATTTATCGACAGCCTCCGTAAGGTGCAGAAGGGTAGGAGCGTTCACTATGAACAATTAG